From the Saccharomonospora marina XMU15 genome, the window AACCGAGCCGCCTTCAGGTCCAGCAGCGTCGCCGCGATCACCAGGAACTCGGTCGTCTCGTCGAGGTCCCACTCGGCGCCCAGCGCGCGGGTGTAGGCGATGAAGTCGTCGGTGACCTGGTGCAGAGCCACCTCTGTGACGTCGAGCTGGTGCTGCGAGATCAGTTGCAGCAGCAGGTCGAACGGGCCCTCGAAGTTGTCCAGCCGAACCTTGAACCGGGAAGCCGAACCGCCGTGCTCACCGTGCTCACCGTGCTCGCCGTCCTCCTGCTCGACAGGCTGGGGCGCCGCCCCGTCATCCATCAGTTCGCGGCTTCCTCGGTACCGAGGTCGACGTCGCGCAGCCTGCCCACCAACACCGAGTCCTCCCCGTGCTGGTCGAAGTCGGCCAGCAGCACCGCCACCGCCTCCCGCACGATGCGGCCCCGGTCGACGACCAGCCCGTGCGTACCGCGCAGGGTGAGGCGGGCGTGCTCCATCGCCAGCAGTTCCTCCCCCGACATGTAGACCGTGATCTTGGCGTCGTGCTTCTGCCTGCCCGAGCCGCGGCGGCCGTTGCCCGCGCGCGCCAGCCTGCGCTCGTCGGGCGAGGACCCGACGCCCGCGCCGCCTTCGCCACCGTCGGGGCCGCCGTTCTCGGCGACGGTAGTGCCCGCCGGGGCGTCCTCGGTTTCCCCGGGATGCTCGTCGAGGGACTCCTCGAACATCGGTCTGGTCGTTCGGCGGAAGAGCTCTGACGCACCGGGCAGGGGCGCTCGCCTGCTCACCGGGCGATCACCTCGCGAGCCAGCGCGCGATAGGCCGTCGCGCCGGCCGAGCGGGGCGCCCAGCGAGTGATCGGTTCGCCTGCCACAGTGGTCTCGGGGAACCGCACCGTCCGGTTGATCACCGTGTCGAACACGGTGTCGCCAAAAGCCTCCACCACGCGCGCCATGACCTCCTTCGAATGCAGGGTTCTCGGATCGAACATGGTGGCGAGAATCCCGGTGATATCCAGTTTGGGGTTCAGCCGCTCGCGCACCTTCTCGATGGTGTCGATCAGCAACGCCACGCCACGCAGACTGAAGAACTCGCACTCCAGCGGGATGATCACGCCGTCGGCCGCGGTGAGCGCGTTGACGGTGAGCAGCCCCAGCGACGGCTGGCAGTCCACTAGAACATAGTCGTAGCGGTCCATCACCGGTCTCAGCACCCTCAGCAAGGTGTGCTCCCGCCCTACCTCGGCGACGAGCTGCACCTCCGCCGCGGAGAGGTCGATGTTGCTCGGCAGCAGCTCCACGTTGTGCACCGACGTCTTGCGGATGACGTCGTCGATGTCCACCGACCGTTCCATGATCACGTTGTAGACGGTCTGGTCGAGTTCGTGCGGCTGGATGCCGAGCCCGACCGAAAGCGCTCCCTGCGGGTCGAAGTCCACCAGCAGTACCTTGCGGCCGTACTCGGCCAGCGCGGCACCGAGGTTGATGGTCGAGGTGGTCTTGCCGACGCCTCCCTTCTGGTTGCACATCGCCACCACGTGGGCGGGCCCGTGCCGGTCCAGTGGCGGCGGTTCGGGTATCTCGCGGCGGGGACGGCCGGTGGGGCCGATCCTGCCGTCGCAATCCTTGTCGCCGTTTCCTGAGCCCATCTGCCCGTCGTACTCCCCTTCGTCACCGCGGGTCTCGGTCGCGATGCTCAGCCCGCTCAAGCGATCCGGTGTCGGCCGCGCCGGTTGTTGGGAAGTCGACATGGGGCGAAAGCTCCTTGTTCGGCATGGTCCGCGCCAGCCTATTCCGGCACGAAGAGCAGCGGCAAAGCGGCTCGCCGGGCACGAGCGGAGTACTTTGCGGCCCGCTCAGCCGAGCGCGCGCGGGTGCGCGGTCGCGTAAACCTCACGCAGCGTGTTGACGGTCACCAGCGTGTAGACCTGTGTGGTGGTCACCGACGCGTGTCCGAGCAGCTCCTGCACCACGCGGACATCGGCGCCGCCCTCCAGCAGATGTGTCGCGAACGAATGACGCAGCGTGTGCGGCGAGACGGTGGCCGTGATACCGGCACGCTGCGCGCTCGACTTCAGCACCTGCCACGCACCCTGCCGGGACAGCCTGCCGCCCCTGACGTTGAGGAACACCGCCGGCGTGCCCCTTCCCTTGCCCGCCAGCGCCGGGCGGGCCCGCACCAGGTAGGCATTCAGCGCCTCCAGCGCGGGGCGGCCGATGGGCACGAGCCGCTGCCTGCCGCCCTTGCCGTCGAGCAACACGGTCCGCTCGGCGTCGTCGATGTCGTCGAGGTCGAGGCCCACCGCCTCGGAGATCCGGGCACCTGTCGAGTACAGCAGCTCCAGCAGCGCGCGGTCCCGCAACGCGCGCACGTCGCCGGAGGAAGGCACCTGCAGCAGCCGCAGCACGTCGTCCACCGGCAGCGCCTTCGGCAGTCGCCTCGCCGCCGCGGGCGGGCGCACGTCGCGGGCGGGATCGTGCTCGGTGATGCCGTCGGCCATCGCGAAACGGTGCAGGCCGCGCACCGCCACCAGCGCCCTGGCGGCGGAAGAGGCGGCGAGCGGCTTGCGTTCGCCGTCGCCCTCGCGCAGTGCCACCCCGAACTCGGTGATGTGCTCCGGCACCACGTCGCGGATGTCGGCCACGCCGACGCGCCGCAGGTGGGCGGCGTAGCGGCGCAGGTCGCGCGCGTAACTGTCCAGGGTGTTGCGGGCCGTCCCTCGTTCCACCGTCAGGTGGTCCAGGTAAGCGGAGACGACCGCGGTCACGTAGGTGCCGTGGGCCCGTGCCACGCGCACACTCTAGCGACGAGCGGCCACCCGTGGTGCCGGTGCCGGGACGGGCGACGGTCGGTCACCCGCGGCCGTCGAACTGACCCAGCATCGCGTCCTCGCCTCGCTGCGGGTGCGCCAGCCGCGCCAGCTCCCGCCGCCGCTGCCGGTTGCGCGCGGTGTCCAGCCCCATCGCCTCGTCGCGGTCGCGGCGCAGCGACTCGTCGCACTCGCCGTCCCGGTTGAACGACCACATCAGCTTCGGCTCGCCGAGCGGCAGCCCGTCGCCGGGTTCGCCGTCGTGCCGCCCGGTGTGCCAGGTGTGCCATGTCTTGCCGTAGCTGTTGAGCAACCGTTTCAGGAAGGCCCGCTCAGCCACCTCCGGCAACCCCGGTGCCGCCAGCTGGCCGGAGAGGATCTCGTAGTTGTGCGGGTGCCAGCGGTCCTGCTCCTGCCGCGGCAGCGTGTCGAACAGCCGCTCGGAGACGATGTACTCGACACCGATCAGGTTGGCCTGCCGGGTGTTGCCGTCGAACAGCACGCACTGCAGCAGGTCCTCGTTGACAACACGGCAGTAGTGGTGTGCCTCCATTTGCGTTTCCGGCTCGTTCCTCGCGCAGTGGAACCCGACGACGTAGACGTCGAAACCGTTCAGCGGCGCGGTGCTCTGCAACACGTTGGAGCCCTGTTCCAGCGCGGCCAGCCAGGCTCCCTTGTCACGGCCTTCAGGGTGGCGGGGGCCTGCCCGCCTGCTGCTGCGGTTCATGCCTTTCAGCGTTGCCACGGCAGCGCCGCGGCAAACCGACCTACAGTGAGGGCATGTCCACTCAGCCGGAGCCGGATGAGCTGCGAATCGGCACCGCCGAACGTGACGAATCGGCAAAGGTGCTCGGCGAGCATCTCAGCGAGGGCAGGCTGACCTCGCAGGAGTACGAGCAGCGGGTTTCACAGGCACTGCAGGCCAGGACCAGGGCTCAGCTCCGCCCGCTGTTCGCCGACCTGCCCGCGCCGCACCCCGCGTTCCTGCTCACCGAGGCGCCGTCACCGGGGGTGGCCGAACCGGCTCCGAGGGCGGGCGGCGAGGTCGTGCGATCCGATCGTTCCCGGCTGGCCGCAGGGCTGCTGCAGATCGTGCTGCCGTTCGGCGTCGGCCGGTTCTACACCGGCCAGACCGGGCTCGCCGTCGCCCAGTTGCTGTGCACGCTGCTGACGTTCGGCGTCGGGGCGATCTGGTCGATCATCGACGGCATCCTGCTGCTGGTGAACGGCGGTGTGGACGAGAAGGGCAGGCCGCTGGCAGGCTGAACCACCTGCCGACCCGGCCGCCCGGGCGCCGACACGCCGCTGTCAGCGTGTTCGGGAGGCGAACCGGGTCGGCCTGCTGCGCCACGGCGCGTCCGTCGGCCGCGTCGCCACCGCTGCCGACAGCACGGTGTGCGCGGCGAGCACGCCGCTCACCGTCGGGCCGTTGACGATCTCGCCGGACAGCGCCATGCGCACCGCCTCGGCCAGCGGGAACTTCTTGACGACGAGGTCCGCTTCCTCCTCGCCGTGGGCCTGCCGGTCCACCTCGGTCAGGTCACGGGCAAGGAAGATCCGCACCACCTCGTCGGTGAAGCCGGGGGAGGCGGCGACGTCGACGAGCGTCTCCCACCGGTCCGCCCGCAGGCCCACTTCCTCCACCAGTTCCCTGCGGGCGGTGGTGACCGGGTCCTCGTCGTCGGCGTCGAGCAGCCCCGCGGGCAGTTCCCACAGCCGGTCACGCATCGGGTGGCGGTACTGGTGGACCAGTGTCACCGCCGCGTCGGCGTCCAGCGCGCACACCGCGACCGCGCCGAGGTGCTCGACCACCTCGCGCGAGGCGATGCCGCCGCCCGGCATCACCACCTCGTCGACCCGCAGCCCCACCACGCGTCCGATGTGGACGTCGCGAGAGGACATCACGCTGAACTCGTGGCTGCCCGGCACGGTCATCGAGCGGCCACCGGGGTCTCCGGCAATTCCACGGGAAGCCGGTCGGCGGTGCGGTAGGCGACGACGGCCCTGACGAAGGCGTCGAACAGCGGGTGCGGTCGGGTGGGCCTGCTCTTCAACTCGGGGTGCGCCTGCGTCCCGACGAAGAACGGGTGGTCCTCCTGCGACAACTCGATGAACTCCACCAGCCTGCCGTCGGGCGAGGTACCGGAGAACACCAGTCCGGCGTCGGCCAGCCGCTCACGGTAGGCGTTGTTGACCTCGTAGCGGTGGCGGTGCCGTTCGGAGACCTCCACGCTGCCGTATGCCCGCGCCACCTGCGACCCGGGCACCAGC encodes:
- a CDS encoding ParA family protein produces the protein MSTSQQPARPTPDRLSGLSIATETRGDEGEYDGQMGSGNGDKDCDGRIGPTGRPRREIPEPPPLDRHGPAHVVAMCNQKGGVGKTTSTINLGAALAEYGRKVLLVDFDPQGALSVGLGIQPHELDQTVYNVIMERSVDIDDVIRKTSVHNVELLPSNIDLSAAEVQLVAEVGREHTLLRVLRPVMDRYDYVLVDCQPSLGLLTVNALTAADGVIIPLECEFFSLRGVALLIDTIEKVRERLNPKLDITGILATMFDPRTLHSKEVMARVVEAFGDTVFDTVINRTVRFPETTVAGEPITRWAPRSAGATAYRALAREVIAR
- the xerD gene encoding site-specific tyrosine recombinase XerD, producing MARAHGTYVTAVVSAYLDHLTVERGTARNTLDSYARDLRRYAAHLRRVGVADIRDVVPEHITEFGVALREGDGERKPLAASSAARALVAVRGLHRFAMADGITEHDPARDVRPPAAARRLPKALPVDDVLRLLQVPSSGDVRALRDRALLELLYSTGARISEAVGLDLDDIDDAERTVLLDGKGGRQRLVPIGRPALEALNAYLVRARPALAGKGRGTPAVFLNVRGGRLSRQGAWQVLKSSAQRAGITATVSPHTLRHSFATHLLEGGADVRVVQELLGHASVTTTQVYTLVTVNTLREVYATAHPRALG
- a CDS encoding OBAP family protein is translated as MNRSSRRAGPRHPEGRDKGAWLAALEQGSNVLQSTAPLNGFDVYVVGFHCARNEPETQMEAHHYCRVVNEDLLQCVLFDGNTRQANLIGVEYIVSERLFDTLPRQEQDRWHPHNYEILSGQLAAPGLPEVAERAFLKRLLNSYGKTWHTWHTGRHDGEPGDGLPLGEPKLMWSFNRDGECDESLRRDRDEAMGLDTARNRQRRRELARLAHPQRGEDAMLGQFDGRG
- a CDS encoding DUF1707 domain-containing protein — encoded protein: MSTQPEPDELRIGTAERDESAKVLGEHLSEGRLTSQEYEQRVSQALQARTRAQLRPLFADLPAPHPAFLLTEAPSPGVAEPAPRAGGEVVRSDRSRLAAGLLQIVLPFGVGRFYTGQTGLAVAQLLCTLLTFGVGAIWSIIDGILLLVNGGVDEKGRPLAG
- a CDS encoding NUDIX domain-containing protein; the encoded protein is MTVPGSHEFSVMSSRDVHIGRVVGLRVDEVVMPGGGIASREVVEHLGAVAVCALDADAAVTLVHQYRHPMRDRLWELPAGLLDADDEDPVTTARRELVEEVGLRADRWETLVDVAASPGFTDEVVRIFLARDLTEVDRQAHGEEEADLVVKKFPLAEAVRMALSGEIVNGPTVSGVLAAHTVLSAAVATRPTDAPWRSRPTRFASRTR